The following proteins come from a genomic window of Corallococcus sp. NCRR:
- a CDS encoding GreA/GreB family elongation factor → MSKAFTKEDGGGDEGLTPARPRSTSAEQRYITPEGYRALQEELLELQGPAPRDWPELEAGVRKRERERRTRELTAILEDVRVVEADPSQAGRVFFGAWVVLEDEDGARMRYRIVGPDEADVKAGRLSVESPLARALLGKEAGEAVQVERPRGTVEYEILAVEYAESEAAAAAP, encoded by the coding sequence ATGTCGAAGGCATTCACCAAGGAAGACGGGGGCGGCGACGAGGGGCTCACCCCCGCGCGTCCCCGGTCGACGTCGGCGGAGCAGCGCTACATCACGCCGGAGGGCTACCGGGCGCTCCAGGAGGAGCTGCTGGAGCTGCAGGGCCCCGCGCCCCGGGACTGGCCGGAGCTGGAAGCGGGCGTGCGCAAGCGCGAGCGGGAGCGCCGGACGCGCGAGCTCACCGCCATCCTGGAGGACGTGCGGGTGGTGGAGGCGGATCCCTCGCAGGCGGGCCGTGTCTTCTTCGGCGCGTGGGTGGTGCTGGAGGACGAGGACGGCGCGCGCATGCGCTATCGCATCGTCGGTCCGGATGAAGCGGACGTGAAGGCGGGGCGGCTGAGCGTGGAGTCCCCGCTGGCGCGCGCGCTCCTGGGCAAGGAGGCCGGCGAGGCCGTGCAGGTGGAGCGTCCGCGCGGCACGGTGGAGTACGAAATCCTCGCGGTGGAGTACGCAGAGTCCGAAGCCGCCGCGGCCGCGCCGTGA
- a CDS encoding class I SAM-dependent methyltransferase, which translates to MFHRDGPTFRELARQALTSVEEGYDLLAPKFEHTPFRTPDPVLKAALAHVGPEGSVGSALDVCCGTGAAMRVLRPLCTERVVGFDLSQGMLEEARRGLADAPGSAALDFVRGDALALPFDAAFDVVTSFGAFGHILEEDEPRLVEGIARALKPGGRFVFVTAQPPSALNPGYWVAKGFNAAMRVRNALWKPPFVMYYLTFLVPRARALLEAAGFDVEVREGDMPEPFGRLVTVIATKR; encoded by the coding sequence ATGTTCCACCGAGACGGCCCCACCTTCCGCGAGCTTGCACGGCAGGCCCTCACCTCCGTCGAGGAGGGCTATGACCTGCTCGCGCCCAAGTTCGAGCACACGCCGTTCCGCACGCCGGATCCGGTGCTCAAGGCCGCGCTCGCGCACGTGGGCCCCGAAGGCAGCGTGGGCAGCGCGCTGGACGTGTGCTGCGGCACCGGCGCCGCGATGCGCGTGCTACGCCCGCTGTGCACGGAGCGCGTCGTCGGGTTCGACCTGAGCCAGGGCATGCTAGAGGAGGCGCGGCGCGGGCTCGCGGATGCGCCGGGCAGCGCGGCGCTCGACTTCGTCCGGGGCGATGCGCTGGCGCTGCCCTTCGACGCGGCGTTCGACGTGGTCACCAGCTTCGGCGCCTTCGGGCACATCCTGGAGGAGGACGAGCCGCGCCTCGTCGAGGGCATCGCGCGGGCGCTGAAGCCCGGGGGCCGCTTCGTCTTCGTCACGGCGCAACCGCCGTCCGCGCTCAACCCCGGCTACTGGGTGGCGAAGGGCTTCAACGCCGCCATGCGCGTGCGCAACGCGCTCTGGAAGCCGCCGTTCGTCATGTACTACCTGACGTTCCTCGTGCCCCGCGCCCGCGCGCTGCTGGAGGCGGCGGGCTTCGACGTGGAGGTGCGCGAGGGCGACATGCCGGAGCCCTTCGGCCGGCTCGTCACCGTCATCGCCACGAAGCGCTGA
- a CDS encoding SDR family oxidoreductase: protein MGTAFITGAGVRIGSAVARALGRAGYDLALHANRSMEPLESLARELRALGRDVTLYSGDLSDAQAVDALGARVREAHPALDVVVHNAGLYERVDFAAVTREQYRRMLAVNVDAPFFLTQALLPSLRAGKDPLVVHLTDIGGERAVSHYAHYSVSKAGLVMLTRALAVELAPHVRVNAISPGVVAFPEDFDEAARKEVLDRVPMGREGSVEDVARTVVFLAREAPYLTGQVIAVDGGRSAQL, encoded by the coding sequence ATGGGGACCGCATTCATCACGGGCGCGGGCGTGCGCATCGGCAGCGCGGTGGCGCGAGCGCTCGGCCGCGCCGGCTACGACCTGGCGCTTCACGCGAACCGCTCCATGGAGCCACTGGAGTCGCTGGCGCGGGAGCTGCGAGCGCTGGGCCGCGACGTCACGTTGTACAGCGGCGACCTCTCCGACGCGCAAGCCGTGGACGCGCTGGGCGCGCGGGTCCGGGAGGCGCACCCCGCGCTGGACGTGGTCGTCCACAACGCGGGGCTCTATGAGCGGGTGGACTTCGCGGCCGTGACGCGCGAGCAGTACCGCCGCATGCTCGCCGTGAACGTGGACGCGCCCTTCTTCCTCACGCAGGCGCTCTTGCCGTCGCTGCGCGCGGGGAAGGACCCGCTGGTGGTGCACCTCACCGACATCGGCGGGGAGCGGGCGGTGAGCCACTACGCGCACTACTCGGTGAGCAAGGCGGGGCTCGTGATGCTCACGCGCGCGCTGGCGGTGGAGCTGGCGCCGCACGTGCGCGTCAACGCCATCTCACCGGGCGTGGTGGCCTTCCCGGAGGACTTCGACGAAGCCGCGCGGAAGGAAGTGCTCGACCGCGTGCCCATGGGCCGCGAGGGCAGCGTGGAGGACGTGGCGCGCACGGTGGTGTTCCTCGCGCGCGAGGCGCCGTACCTCACCGGGCAGGTCATCGCCGTGGATGGTGGAAGGAGCGCGCAGCTGTGA
- a CDS encoding U32 family peptidase yields the protein MSARRPEILAPAGDLESLRAALASGADAVYFGLDEGFNARARAENFSLERLPETVGLIHRAGARAYVTLNTLVFEPELPVVEHLLRGVAKAGVDALIVQDPAVALLARAICPQLELHASTQMTLSSAEGARFATGLGFTRMVVPRELSVAEIRRLASQTDIELEVFIHGALCMSWSGQCLTSEAWGGRSANRGQCAQSCRLPYDLVVDGETRDLGEVKYLLSPKDLAGVRAVPELADIGVHSLKIEGRLKGPAYVSSTVQGYRRWLDGVMAGKPDSVRLAKDLAEMSLSYSRGFSHGFLAGSDHQTLVEGRFPKHRGLYLGRVHAVSGKDVLVVPDDRPWTGALGLGDERPEAPAGNVSAPLPGDTEPADVDPRPGMGVVFDAGAPEDKHEPGGPIFRVEREGDAWVLGFGHPGPDLGRVAPGQRVWLNSDPALARRTGDLLAQGEPEGRIPLSLVVSGAEGTPLRVRMSTGRFTREAVGTTLLAPSRGAGVDAALLKDKLAALGGTSFHLAELDASGLAPGLHLPVSELKALRRQLVTELTADVERGPARTVSTETVEASVRQDLLAKVASRPAEEAPRLLPLCRDDAQLEAVIAAGLREVELDWMEMVGLQKAVERARSAGLRVTIATVRVQKPGEEGYDTRLDRLRPDAVLVRHWGAMMHFLEQPAGASRPVLHGDFSLNVTNSLTAAHLLSLGLDTLTVSHDLDSEQLFGLLEQAPAHRFAVALHHHIATFHTEHCVYSHTLSNGRDYKTCGRPCEKSAIALKDRLGLEHPVIVDVGCRNTVFNAQAQSAASLVPRLLERGVRRFRVEFVRETREEAARVLGAYQELLAGRLSPAEAVKRAAVHEQFGVTRGTMQVLKHPAANAR from the coding sequence ATGTCTGCCCGACGCCCCGAAATCCTCGCCCCCGCTGGTGACCTGGAGTCGTTGCGTGCCGCCCTCGCCAGTGGCGCGGACGCTGTCTACTTCGGGCTCGACGAAGGCTTCAACGCGCGAGCCCGCGCGGAGAACTTCTCGCTCGAGCGGTTGCCTGAGACGGTGGGGCTCATCCACAGGGCCGGTGCGCGCGCCTACGTGACGCTGAACACGCTGGTGTTCGAGCCGGAGCTGCCGGTGGTGGAGCACCTCTTGCGCGGTGTGGCAAAGGCAGGCGTGGACGCGCTCATCGTGCAGGACCCGGCGGTGGCGCTGCTGGCGCGAGCCATCTGTCCCCAGCTGGAGCTGCACGCGTCCACCCAGATGACGCTGTCCAGCGCGGAAGGCGCGCGGTTCGCCACGGGCCTGGGCTTCACGCGCATGGTGGTGCCGCGCGAGCTGTCGGTGGCGGAGATCCGCCGGCTGGCGTCGCAGACGGACATCGAGCTGGAGGTCTTCATCCACGGCGCGCTCTGCATGTCCTGGAGCGGCCAGTGCCTCACGAGCGAGGCCTGGGGCGGCCGGTCCGCGAACCGGGGCCAGTGCGCGCAGTCGTGCCGGCTGCCGTACGACCTGGTGGTGGACGGCGAGACGCGCGACCTGGGCGAGGTGAAGTACCTGCTCAGCCCCAAGGACCTGGCGGGCGTGCGCGCGGTGCCGGAGCTGGCGGACATCGGCGTGCACAGCTTGAAGATTGAAGGCCGCCTCAAGGGGCCGGCGTATGTCTCCAGCACGGTGCAGGGCTACCGCCGCTGGCTGGACGGCGTGATGGCCGGCAAGCCCGACAGCGTGCGGCTGGCGAAGGACCTGGCGGAGATGTCGCTGTCGTACAGCCGGGGCTTCTCCCACGGCTTCCTGGCGGGCTCCGACCACCAGACGCTGGTGGAGGGGCGTTTCCCGAAGCACCGCGGGCTGTACCTGGGCCGGGTGCATGCGGTGTCTGGCAAGGACGTGCTCGTGGTGCCGGACGACCGGCCGTGGACGGGCGCGCTGGGCCTGGGCGACGAGCGCCCGGAGGCCCCGGCGGGCAACGTGTCCGCGCCGCTGCCCGGGGACACGGAGCCCGCGGACGTGGATCCTCGCCCGGGCATGGGCGTGGTGTTCGACGCGGGCGCGCCGGAGGACAAGCACGAGCCGGGCGGCCCCATCTTCCGCGTGGAGCGCGAGGGCGACGCGTGGGTGCTGGGCTTCGGCCATCCGGGCCCGGACCTGGGCCGCGTGGCGCCGGGGCAGCGCGTGTGGCTGAACAGCGACCCCGCGCTCGCGCGGCGCACGGGTGATTTGCTCGCGCAGGGTGAGCCCGAGGGCCGCATCCCGCTGTCACTGGTGGTGTCCGGCGCGGAGGGCACGCCGCTGCGCGTGCGGATGAGCACCGGGCGCTTCACTCGCGAGGCCGTGGGCACGACGCTGCTCGCGCCGTCGCGGGGCGCGGGCGTGGACGCGGCATTGCTCAAGGACAAGCTGGCCGCGCTGGGCGGGACGTCGTTCCACCTGGCGGAGCTGGATGCGTCCGGACTGGCGCCGGGGCTGCACCTGCCGGTGTCGGAGCTGAAGGCGCTGCGGCGGCAGCTGGTGACTGAGCTGACTGCGGATGTGGAGCGTGGCCCCGCGCGGACGGTGAGCACGGAAACGGTGGAGGCCAGCGTGCGTCAGGACCTGCTGGCGAAGGTGGCGTCGCGGCCTGCGGAGGAGGCGCCCCGGTTGCTGCCGCTGTGCCGCGATGACGCGCAGTTGGAGGCGGTCATCGCCGCGGGCCTGCGCGAGGTGGAGCTGGACTGGATGGAGATGGTGGGGCTCCAGAAGGCGGTGGAGCGGGCGCGTTCTGCTGGGCTGCGCGTCACCATCGCCACGGTGCGTGTGCAGAAGCCGGGCGAGGAGGGCTACGACACGCGCCTGGACCGGCTGCGTCCGGACGCGGTGCTGGTGCGCCACTGGGGCGCGATGATGCACTTCCTGGAGCAGCCGGCGGGGGCCTCGCGGCCGGTGCTGCACGGGGACTTCTCGCTGAACGTCACGAACTCGCTGACGGCGGCGCACCTGTTGAGCTTGGGGCTGGACACGCTGACGGTGTCGCACGACCTGGATTCGGAGCAGCTCTTCGGGCTCTTGGAGCAGGCGCCGGCGCACCGGTTCGCGGTCGCGCTGCACCACCACATCGCGACGTTCCACACGGAGCACTGCGTGTACTCACACACGCTGTCCAACGGGCGCGACTACAAGACCTGCGGGCGGCCGTGTGAGAAGAGCGCCATCGCGCTGAAGGACCGGCTGGGCCTGGAGCATCCGGTCATCGTGGACGTGGGGTGCCGCAACACGGTGTTCAACGCCCAGGCGCAGAGCGCGGCGTCACTGGTGCCCCGGCTGCTGGAGCGCGGCGTGCGGCGCTTCCGCGTGGAGTTCGTGCGCGAGACGCGCGAGGAGGCCGCTCGGGTGCTGGGCGCGTATCAGGAGCTGCTCGCGGGCCGGCTGTCGCCCGCGGAGGCGGTGAAGCGCGCGGCGGTGCACGAACAGTTCGGCGTCACGCGCGGCACGATGCAGGTACTCAAACACCCGGCGGCGAACGCGCGCTGA
- a CDS encoding dihydroneopterin aldolase — protein MSQEPVWIHPVVTDAQGRPLDVMELRGLTVDVIVGLYNRERVTPQPLRLDVALFLDARQAAVGGRLANTVHYGRLAGELRFLLDACRFELLESAAEAVCRYLLAPPTDAAPHAPLHAATVRVTKPEALTGWAIPSLQVHRTAEEMVYRTDAKPFGHVDVIHEGATYGVYRLRVEPGASIPPRADGHTEGMELVLGAGLVLQGQPVGRGMAFSGPEVFGHGYDNPTATEQTVLGVYRPRLVLSEAGGSGETAPVGQGRQYYLPE, from the coding sequence GTGAGCCAGGAACCCGTGTGGATCCACCCCGTGGTCACCGACGCGCAGGGCCGTCCGCTGGACGTGATGGAGCTGCGCGGGCTCACGGTGGACGTCATCGTGGGCCTCTACAACCGCGAGCGCGTGACGCCGCAGCCCTTGCGCCTGGACGTGGCGCTCTTCCTGGACGCGCGGCAGGCGGCGGTGGGCGGGAGGCTGGCGAACACGGTGCACTACGGGCGCCTGGCCGGGGAGCTGCGCTTCCTCCTGGATGCGTGCCGCTTCGAGCTCTTGGAGTCCGCGGCGGAGGCGGTGTGCCGCTATCTCCTGGCGCCGCCCACGGACGCCGCGCCGCACGCGCCGCTGCACGCCGCCACGGTGCGGGTCACCAAGCCGGAGGCCCTGACGGGCTGGGCCATCCCGTCGCTCCAGGTGCACCGCACCGCGGAGGAGATGGTGTACCGGACGGACGCGAAGCCCTTCGGCCACGTGGACGTCATCCACGAAGGCGCGACCTACGGCGTGTACCGGCTGCGGGTGGAGCCGGGAGCGAGCATCCCGCCGCGCGCGGACGGCCACACGGAAGGCATGGAGCTGGTGCTGGGCGCGGGGCTGGTGCTGCAAGGACAGCCGGTGGGGCGGGGGATGGCGTTCAGCGGACCGGAGGTCTTCGGGCACGGCTACGACAACCCGACGGCGACCGAGCAGACGGTGCTGGGGGTGTACCGGCCGCGCCTGGTCCTGTCGGAGGCGGGCGGCTCCGGGGAGACGGCTCCCGTGGGGCAGGGCAGGCAGTACTACCTGCCCGAGTAG
- a CDS encoding queuosine precursor transporter, with translation MTLDRRIQLFVVLAGLFITSLVVGDIIGVKLFEVHLGPVVAVMSVGMLPFPVTFLLTDILNEFYGKKVARFVTWVGFVMAIFTFVIVALAGLIPWAPMTEARDYSGTVAASFNNVFGGSQRILAASMIAYLVAQFLDISVFNLLKRVTNNRMLWLRATGSTVVSQLIDTVVVQFVAWTGVLPREVIFRIIFTSYAVKLLVAIGLTPLVYLGHALVERKLGIAPVVLGEDGEPVNLVTTKAEPPSAAAA, from the coding sequence ATGACCCTGGACCGGCGGATTCAGCTTTTCGTGGTGCTCGCGGGGCTGTTCATCACCTCGCTGGTGGTGGGCGACATCATCGGCGTGAAGCTATTCGAGGTGCACCTGGGCCCGGTGGTGGCGGTGATGTCGGTGGGGATGTTGCCGTTCCCGGTGACGTTCCTGCTGACGGACATCCTCAACGAGTTCTACGGCAAGAAGGTCGCGCGGTTCGTGACGTGGGTGGGCTTCGTGATGGCCATCTTCACGTTCGTGATTGTCGCGCTGGCGGGCCTGATTCCGTGGGCGCCGATGACGGAGGCCAGGGACTACAGCGGGACGGTGGCGGCGTCGTTCAACAACGTCTTCGGCGGTTCGCAGCGCATCCTGGCGGCGTCGATGATTGCGTACCTGGTGGCGCAGTTCCTGGACATCTCGGTGTTCAACCTGCTCAAGCGGGTGACGAACAACCGGATGCTGTGGCTGCGGGCCACGGGCTCCACGGTGGTGTCGCAGCTCATCGACACGGTGGTGGTGCAGTTCGTCGCCTGGACGGGCGTGCTGCCCCGGGAGGTCATCTTCCGCATCATCTTCACCTCGTACGCGGTGAAGCTGCTGGTGGCCATTGGACTGACGCCGCTCGTCTACCTGGGGCACGCGCTGGTGGAGCGCAAGCTGGGCATCGCCCCGGTGGTGCTGGGCGAGGACGGTGAGCCGGTGAACCTCGTGACCACCAAGGCCGAGCCCCCGTCCGCGGCCGCGGCCTGA